A genomic window from Candidatus Edwardsbacteria bacterium includes:
- a CDS encoding LytR C-terminal domain-containing protein — MATDLKNRPAKTGRNRYLPLAVIFLIVVMAVIGGSVYMRWRQNRQADLKQRKAQIRIEVLNGTKKSGLAQEVAQQLRDSGFDVVDIANAENDSFPETVVVDRADDGQGNAILVAKELKCKNIIPQIEPTSLLEVTVIIGKDHLKEKKKGFLGISF, encoded by the coding sequence ATGGCAACAGATCTGAAAAATCGTCCGGCCAAGACCGGCCGCAACCGATACCTTCCGCTGGCGGTGATATTCCTGATAGTCGTCATGGCGGTCATCGGCGGCTCGGTCTACATGCGCTGGCGGCAGAACCGGCAGGCCGATCTCAAGCAGAGAAAGGCTCAGATCCGGATCGAGGTGCTCAACGGGACCAAGAAAAGCGGGCTGGCCCAGGAGGTGGCCCAGCAGCTGCGGGACAGCGGTTTCGACGTGGTGGACATTGCCAACGCCGAGAACGACAGCTTCCCGGAGACGGTGGTGGTGGACCGGGCCGACGACGGCCAAGGCAACGCCATTCTGGTAGCCAAGGAACTCAAATGCAAAAACATAATACCCCAAATAGAACCAACATCATTATTGGAGGTCACAGTAATAATTGGCAAAGATCATCTTAAAGAAAAGAAAAAAGGCTTCCTCGGCATCAGCTTCTGA
- the moaA gene encoding GTP 3',8-cyclase MoaA has product MLSDQFGRKVNYLRVSVTDRCNLRCCYCIPPDGVSLKKHQDILTFEEIETIVRAGVELGINKVRLTGGEPLLRKGFPDLVRKLAAIEGLKDLALTTNGVLLGPMATELKEAGIKRVNVSLDTLRPERFKRMTGSDQWQQAKEGFEKALTAGFEQVKLNVVAIAGYNDDEVEDFVKYAMDKPIQLRFIEFMPVGNKFWEKDKHLNSKKLIERISSTTTIVSLPPLKNTITEEYQIVDSPATLGFISPLSHSFCRGCNRLRLTADGFLKPCLASKHEVNIKFPVRAGHAGNELRRVFYEAMRLKPRAHKMDQGACDNTRHMAEVGG; this is encoded by the coding sequence ATGCTATCAGACCAATTCGGCAGAAAAGTGAACTACCTTCGGGTGTCGGTCACCGACCGCTGCAACCTGCGTTGCTGCTACTGCATTCCCCCGGACGGCGTATCGTTAAAAAAGCACCAGGACATACTGACCTTCGAGGAGATCGAGACCATCGTCAGGGCCGGGGTGGAGCTGGGCATCAACAAGGTCAGATTGACCGGCGGCGAGCCCCTGTTGCGGAAGGGCTTTCCGGATCTGGTGCGGAAGCTAGCGGCCATCGAGGGCCTCAAGGACCTGGCCCTGACCACCAACGGCGTTTTACTCGGGCCCATGGCCACGGAACTGAAGGAGGCCGGCATCAAGCGGGTCAACGTCAGCCTGGACACGTTAAGGCCGGAGCGTTTCAAACGGATGACCGGCAGCGACCAGTGGCAGCAAGCCAAAGAGGGGTTTGAGAAGGCCCTGACGGCGGGCTTTGAACAGGTCAAACTTAATGTGGTGGCGATAGCCGGCTATAATGATGACGAGGTGGAGGATTTCGTCAAATATGCAATGGACAAACCGATACAGCTTCGGTTCATCGAATTCATGCCGGTGGGTAATAAATTTTGGGAGAAAGATAAGCACCTGAATTCAAAGAAGCTGATAGAGCGGATATCATCTACCACTACCATAGTGTCATTGCCCCCTTTGAAAAACACAATCACCGAGGAATATCAGATAGTCGACAGCCCGGCCACTCTGGGGTTCATTTCCCCCCTATCGCATTCTTTCTGCCGCGGCTGCAACCGCCTGCGCCTGACGGCCGATGGTTTCCTGAAGCCCTGCCTGGCTTCGAAACATGAGGTCAACATCAAGTTTCCGGTCAGGGCCGGGCACGCTGGCAATGAACTGCGGCGGGTGTTCTACGAGGCCATGAGATTGAAGCCCAGGGCCCATAAGATGGATCAGGGCGCTTGCGACAATACCCGACATATGGCCGAGGTGGGAGGATGA
- a CDS encoding methyltransferase domain-containing protein produces MGRIISINISTRKGEKKISVRSAVLKVDHGITGDAHAGDWHRQVSLLAEESVDKMRGKGVELHPGDFAENLTIKGIDLKNLKIGQQLKIASEIILEITQIGKECHNGCAIKQQVGDCVMPREGVFARVIKGGGAKIGDKITIEDLCAGKLMIDDISDIAAFYNNDPDAEHFRLERHQLEFDLTCRYLEKYLPPKGSILEIGAATGRYTIELARQGYDITAVDISEKMFVKCRSLLQSEGLEHKVKFIISDARDLGPVSKNDYDAVLMMGPLYHLIYENDRILALKNVFARLKKDSLIFTTFISRYGIFGEVMKKEPGWIDHESEVRSVLEFGRDPEHSPKGEFRGYFANVSELAPLHEAVGFKTIVVAGVEPGISAEDEIYNTLVGKRRELWLNLLFQTSAEPTTVGASRHLIYIGKK; encoded by the coding sequence ATGGGCAGAATAATTTCCATAAATATCAGCACCCGCAAGGGAGAGAAAAAGATCAGCGTTAGATCTGCTGTTCTGAAAGTGGACCACGGGATAACCGGCGATGCCCATGCCGGAGACTGGCACCGTCAGGTCAGTCTTTTAGCAGAGGAGAGCGTGGACAAGATGCGGGGCAAGGGGGTCGAACTGCACCCCGGAGATTTCGCCGAGAACCTGACCATCAAGGGGATCGACTTGAAAAATCTGAAGATCGGCCAGCAACTGAAGATCGCTTCGGAGATAATTTTGGAGATAACCCAGATCGGCAAGGAGTGCCATAACGGTTGCGCCATTAAACAGCAGGTGGGCGACTGCGTGATGCCCAGGGAAGGGGTGTTTGCCAGGGTGATAAAGGGCGGGGGCGCTAAGATTGGGGATAAAATAACAATAGAAGATTTGTGCGCGGGGAAATTAATGATCGATGACATAAGTGACATTGCAGCTTTTTACAATAACGATCCTGATGCCGAGCATTTCCGTTTGGAGCGGCACCAGCTTGAATTTGATCTTACCTGCCGTTATTTGGAAAAATATTTGCCGCCCAAAGGCTCTATTTTGGAGATCGGAGCAGCCACTGGGCGCTATACTATTGAACTTGCTAGGCAAGGTTATGACATTACCGCTGTGGACATATCTGAAAAAATGTTTGTTAAATGCCGCAGTCTTCTTCAATCCGAAGGACTTGAACATAAGGTAAAATTTATTATTTCTGATGCTCGGGATCTTGGCCCGGTTTCTAAAAATGATTATGACGCCGTTCTGATGATGGGGCCGCTTTACCACCTGATTTATGAGAATGATAGAATACTTGCATTAAAGAATGTGTTTGCTCGCTTAAAAAAAGATAGCCTTATCTTTACCACTTTTATCAGCAGGTATGGTATTTTTGGCGAGGTGATGAAAAAGGAGCCAGGGTGGATTGACCATGAATCCGAAGTGAGATCGGTATTGGAGTTTGGACGTGATCCAGAGCATTCCCCAAAAGGGGAATTTCGTGGTTACTTCGCAAACGTATCAGAATTGGCACCTCTCCACGAGGCTGTTGGTTTTAAAACTATTGTTGTCGCAGGTGTCGAACCTGGTATTTCTGCTGAGGATGAAATTTACAATACGCTAGTGGGAAAGCGCAGGGAACTTTGGCTAAATCTTCTATTCCAGACTAGCGCCGAACCGACCACTGTCGGAGCGTCAAGGCACCTCATATACATCGGAAAAAAATAA
- the thiS gene encoding sulfur carrier protein ThiS: MLKVNGQDHPWHPGLNVALLLKEKNYIFHAIIVRVNDKYVSGEDYERTAVNDGDDVQAIHLITGG, translated from the coding sequence ATGCTGAAGGTCAACGGGCAGGACCATCCCTGGCATCCGGGGCTGAACGTGGCCCTGCTGTTAAAGGAGAAGAATTACATATTCCACGCCATCATCGTCAGGGTCAACGACAAATACGTTTCCGGCGAGGATTACGAGAGAACAGCCGTCAATGACGGCGACGATGTCCAGGCCATTCATCTGATAACCGGCGGCTGA
- a CDS encoding endonuclease domain-containing protein, whose protein sequence is MKVYYNAKLKEKARYLRNNSTKAEIRLWLHLRGKKVMGYDFHRQKPIGNYIADFFCPKLNLAIEVDGYTHRFKEVVKKDHKKQGYLEDLGITVLRFKDEEIFYDIDSVLNGIKQYITGHVPRSPL, encoded by the coding sequence ATGAAAGTATATTACAATGCCAAACTAAAAGAGAAAGCCCGCTACCTGCGGAATAACAGCACAAAGGCAGAAATTAGATTATGGTTGCATCTCAGAGGTAAAAAGGTAATGGGCTATGATTTTCACCGGCAGAAGCCGATAGGCAATTATATTGCGGATTTCTTCTGTCCCAAACTGAATTTAGCAATTGAAGTCGACGGATATACCCATAGGTTTAAAGAGGTCGTTAAAAAGGATCATAAAAAACAGGGGTATCTTGAGGATCTGGGCATAACAGTCTTGCGTTTTAAGGATGAAGAGATTTTTTATGATATCGATTCGGTGTTGAATGGGATCAAGCAGTACATAACTGGACACGTCCCTCGTTCCCCTCTATGA
- a CDS encoding DUF559 domain-containing protein, which produces MKSVKNISVSTGRRIKDAKLELAKKMRRQMTLAERCFWNGVRGRKMHGLKFRRQQVIDGFIADFYCNELRLIVEIDGGVHESQKDYDKLREWILSRNDIKIIRFSNGVVIHQFGEVIKQIGELLPPSPDLSGEGRGEVKIKFKTDYPGHDALYRRRKESGSPGWDDEQTWQAWRKEILDLIASGDLPKSGKVLEIGCGAGDVSLLFAERGFQVSGIDISSTAIEWAKEKAQQAGIKAEFNVGDVRDLGLWGDETFDIAIDGHCLHCIIGNDRTEVLKEAYRVLKPGGLFYVSTMCGEPKDPEVIKMFDAETRCTVWGGVARRYIGKPEDILKEIKQHGFKIVRHEVQLNKDSQDGLVVLAEK; this is translated from the coding sequence ATGAAAAGCGTAAAAAATATTAGCGTCAGCACTGGGCGGCGGATAAAGGACGCAAAGCTTGAATTGGCCAAGAAAATGCGCCGTCAAATGACCCTGGCTGAACGTTGTTTTTGGAATGGTGTCAGGGGTCGTAAAATGCACGGTTTGAAATTCCGCCGCCAACAGGTCATAGATGGTTTTATTGCTGATTTTTATTGTAACGAGCTGAGACTGATCGTTGAAATTGACGGCGGTGTCCACGAATCGCAAAAAGATTACGACAAACTTCGTGAGTGGATATTAAGCCGGAATGATATCAAAATTATTCGCTTTTCCAATGGGGTTGTGATCCATCAGTTTGGGGAAGTTATAAAGCAAATCGGAGAACTATTGCCTCCCTCGCCAGATTTATCTGGAGAGGGCAGGGGTGAGGTCAAGATCAAATTCAAAACTGATTACCCCGGTCACGATGCTCTTTACCGTCGTAGAAAAGAATCGGGGTCGCCTGGCTGGGATGATGAACAGACCTGGCAAGCCTGGCGGAAGGAAATACTTGATCTGATCGCTTCCGGCGATCTCCCCAAATCGGGCAAGGTGCTTGAAATCGGATGCGGGGCCGGAGATGTTTCGTTATTGTTCGCCGAAAGAGGGTTTCAGGTCAGCGGGATAGATATCTCATCCACCGCGATCGAATGGGCCAAAGAGAAAGCGCAACAGGCCGGCATTAAAGCTGAATTTAACGTCGGGGATGTTCGTGATTTGGGGCTATGGGGTGATGAAACATTTGACATCGCGATCGACGGGCATTGCCTGCATTGCATAATAGGGAATGATAGGACTGAGGTTCTCAAGGAAGCATACAGGGTTTTAAAGCCCGGCGGATTGTTTTATGTAAGCACCATGTGTGGCGAGCCCAAGGACCCGGAAGTTATCAAGATGTTCGATGCCGAGACAAGATGCACGGTTTGGGGCGGAGTAGCCAGAAGGTATATCGGGAAGCCGGAAGATATTTTAAAAGAGATAAAACAACACGGATTCAAAATCGTGCGGCACGAAGTTCAGCTAAATAAAGACTCGCAGGACGGCCTGGTTGTGCTGGCGGAAAAATAA
- the moaC gene encoding cyclic pyranopterin monophosphate synthase MoaC, translated as MLKSKNKKAKTKRPGELSHTNSKGQARMVDVTKKEKTQRMAVASGRVKMKPATLDLIVKNKIAKGDVLSVARIAGIQAAKRTHELIPLCHPLGLTQVEVDLKINKRSSAIAITATVKCADRTGVEMEALTAAAVACLTIYDMAKAVDKGMVISDIKLLEKRGGKSGDWQRD; from the coding sequence ATGTTGAAAAGCAAAAACAAAAAAGCAAAAACAAAAAGGCCAGGAGAATTGTCTCATACCAACTCCAAAGGTCAGGCGCGGATGGTGGATGTCACCAAAAAAGAAAAGACCCAACGGATGGCTGTGGCCTCCGGGCGGGTAAAGATGAAGCCGGCTACTCTCGATCTGATCGTAAAAAACAAGATCGCCAAGGGCGATGTGCTGAGCGTGGCCAGGATCGCCGGGATCCAGGCAGCCAAGCGGACCCATGAGCTGATACCGCTGTGCCACCCGTTGGGGCTGACGCAGGTTGAGGTCGACCTCAAGATAAATAAAAGATCTTCGGCGATAGCGATAACCGCCACCGTAAAATGCGCCGACCGCACCGGGGTGGAGATGGAGGCCCTGACCGCGGCGGCGGTGGCCTGCCTGACCATCTACGATATGGCCAAGGCGGTGGACAAGGGGATGGTGATCTCGGATATCAAGCTGCTGGAGAAGCGGGGAGGGAAATCGGGCGATTGGCAGAGGGATTGA
- a CDS encoding arginine--tRNA ligase — translation MIKDYLRKNISRTIEQSLGLTIDPSEIGLEKPKQEGHGDWSTNIALNLSKSLKENPRKLADKITASLKLDQELVSNVEVAGPGFINFKLASGWLYSELVTLLDKKNSFGCCDHGKGEKVQVEFVSVNPTGPLHVGHGRGAFVGDAIARLLQCVGYDVHREYYINDAGNQIDKLGRSVLARLNQIWNRPFEFPEGGYQGEYLKDFAAQLNSEQGDRLKALSSDELLTEVTRISRDGMLDNLKLSLKDLKVEFDEWFSEVSLVESGAIKNSLDQLNQKGYLYDQDGAQFFKASEFGDEKDRVVIKSTGEHTYFAADIAYMQNKFQRGFQRLIYVWGADHHGDIPRMKGAAQALGHDPDSLEFILMQMVRLIEEGREVKFSKRSGVIVTLDELRDEVGPDVMRYFFLMRRSESQFDFDLDLARKHSDENPVFYVQYAHARICSIIDHAREKGIARVKSDLALLKEKEEINLIKALLEFPEVVLGAALAREPHRLPTYLQDLAGVFHTFYHQHRVVTDDAGLTQARLDLCDAARIVFANGLSLLGVSAPEKM, via the coding sequence ATGATAAAAGACTATCTGCGGAAAAATATTTCCCGGACAATAGAGCAAAGCCTGGGACTGACGATCGATCCTTCCGAGATCGGGCTGGAGAAGCCCAAGCAGGAGGGCCACGGCGATTGGTCGACCAATATTGCCCTGAACCTGTCCAAAAGCCTGAAGGAAAATCCCCGGAAGCTGGCCGACAAGATCACTGCTTCTCTGAAGCTTGACCAGGAGCTGGTGTCAAATGTAGAGGTGGCCGGGCCGGGCTTTATCAATTTCAAGCTGGCTTCGGGCTGGCTGTACAGCGAACTGGTGACCCTGCTGGACAAGAAGAATTCCTTCGGCTGTTGCGACCACGGCAAAGGGGAAAAGGTCCAAGTGGAATTCGTCTCGGTCAACCCCACCGGACCGCTGCACGTGGGCCACGGGCGGGGAGCTTTCGTGGGCGATGCCATCGCCCGGCTTTTGCAGTGCGTGGGCTACGACGTCCACCGGGAGTATTACATCAACGATGCCGGCAACCAGATAGATAAGCTGGGCCGCTCGGTGCTGGCCCGTTTGAATCAGATATGGAACCGGCCATTTGAGTTTCCCGAGGGCGGCTACCAGGGCGAGTATCTTAAGGATTTTGCCGCCCAGCTGAATTCCGAACAGGGGGATCGGCTAAAAGCCCTTTCATCCGACGAGCTGCTGACCGAGGTCACCAGGATCTCCCGGGATGGCATGCTGGATAACCTGAAGCTGTCGTTAAAAGACCTGAAGGTGGAGTTCGATGAATGGTTCTCCGAGGTCAGTCTGGTGGAATCCGGGGCCATCAAAAACTCGCTGGACCAACTGAACCAAAAGGGATATCTTTACGATCAGGACGGAGCGCAGTTCTTCAAGGCCAGTGAGTTCGGGGACGAGAAGGACCGGGTGGTGATAAAGTCCACCGGTGAGCACACCTATTTCGCCGCCGACATTGCCTATATGCAGAATAAATTCCAGCGCGGCTTCCAGCGGCTGATCTACGTCTGGGGGGCCGACCATCACGGGGATATTCCCCGCATGAAGGGCGCCGCCCAGGCGCTGGGCCATGATCCCGATTCGCTGGAGTTCATCCTGATGCAGATGGTCCGGCTGATCGAAGAGGGCCGGGAGGTGAAGTTCTCCAAGCGCAGCGGGGTGATAGTCACCCTGGACGAACTGCGGGACGAGGTGGGGCCGGACGTGATGCGGTATTTCTTTCTGATGCGGCGCAGCGAGAGCCAGTTCGATTTCGATCTGGACCTGGCCCGCAAACACTCCGACGAGAACCCGGTGTTCTATGTGCAGTACGCCCATGCCCGGATCTGCAGCATCATAGACCATGCCCGGGAGAAGGGCATCGCCCGGGTAAAGAGCGACCTGGCCCTGCTGAAGGAGAAGGAGGAGATCAACCTGATCAAGGCCCTGCTGGAGTTTCCCGAGGTGGTGCTGGGGGCGGCCCTGGCCCGGGAGCCGCACCGCCTGCCGACCTACCTGCAGGACCTGGCCGGGGTGTTCCATACTTTTTACCACCAGCACCGGGTGGTGACCGACGATGCCGGGCTGACCCAGGCCAGGCTGGACCTGTGCGATGCCGCCCGGATAGTGTTCGCCAACGGGCTGAGCCTGCTGGGGGTCAGCGCCCCGGAGAAGATGTGA
- the purM gene encoding phosphoribosylformylglycinamidine cyclo-ligase, with the protein MTRRKNMRYKDAGVNIDAGAESVQRIKKLVRSTFTKNVLTDIGGFGALFDGSLKGYREPVLVSSCDGVGTKLKIALMANKHDTVGQDLVNHCINDILVQGARPLFFMDYAAFGRLDPRVMEQVVKGFAKACKENGCSLIGGETAEMPGMYAIGDYDLAGFIVGVVEKKKLITGRNIKPGDVVIGLSTNGLQTNGYSLARKILFEKCRYQTNTYLPEIKSPVGDALLKVHPSFLGPVSPLMDKGLIKGMAHITGGGFLDNIPRVLPEKCGVEISLGSWPVLPIFDLLQKKGNVPQDDMYRTFNMGIGFVLIVAERDANETLKMLKKFKTFKPYVIGRVVKGNRIVKLLPKE; encoded by the coding sequence ATGACACGAAGGAAAAACATGCGTTACAAAGATGCGGGCGTCAACATTGACGCCGGGGCCGAATCGGTCCAAAGAATAAAAAAACTGGTCCGCTCCACCTTCACCAAGAACGTGCTGACCGACATCGGCGGGTTCGGCGCCCTGTTCGACGGCTCGCTGAAGGGCTACCGAGAGCCGGTGCTGGTCTCCTCCTGCGACGGGGTGGGCACCAAGCTGAAAATTGCCCTGATGGCCAACAAGCACGACACGGTGGGGCAGGACCTGGTCAACCACTGCATCAACGATATCCTGGTGCAGGGGGCCAGACCGCTGTTCTTCATGGATTACGCCGCCTTCGGCCGGCTGGATCCCCGGGTCATGGAGCAGGTGGTAAAGGGTTTTGCCAAGGCCTGCAAGGAGAACGGATGTTCTCTGATCGGCGGGGAGACCGCCGAGATGCCGGGCATGTACGCCATCGGCGATTACGACCTGGCGGGGTTCATCGTCGGCGTGGTGGAGAAGAAAAAGCTGATCACCGGAAGGAACATCAAACCCGGCGACGTGGTGATAGGCCTGTCAACCAATGGGCTGCAGACCAACGGCTATTCGCTGGCCCGCAAGATCCTCTTTGAAAAATGCAGATACCAGACCAATACTTATCTTCCGGAAATAAAGTCCCCCGTGGGTGATGCTTTGCTCAAGGTCCATCCGTCCTTCCTGGGGCCGGTCTCTCCGCTGATGGACAAGGGCCTGATAAAGGGCATGGCCCACATTACCGGCGGCGGGTTTTTGGATAACATTCCCCGGGTGCTGCCGGAGAAATGCGGGGTGGAGATATCTCTCGGATCCTGGCCGGTCCTGCCGATATTTGATCTTCTCCAGAAGAAAGGCAACGTGCCGCAGGACGACATGTACCGGACGTTCAACATGGGGATAGGATTTGTTTTGATAGTGGCCGAGCGGGATGCCAACGAAACATTAAAAATGTTGAAAAAGTTTAAAACGTTCAAACCGTACGTGATTGGCCGGGTGGTGAAGGGTAATAGGATCGTTAAATTATTACCAAAAGAGTAA
- the rsfS gene encoding ribosome silencing factor, with amino-acid sequence MVSPGQQLAREIAQLTLNRKAFDVTVLDVRGLSTATDFFVIASGATDIQIRAIRRAIEEGLQPKGIKALHIEGEKTASWLLMDYVDVVVHIMQPRVRDYYNLEALWGDAPSEEVKDQ; translated from the coding sequence GTGGTCAGCCCCGGGCAACAGCTGGCCAGGGAAATAGCCCAGTTGACCCTCAACCGGAAGGCCTTCGATGTGACGGTGCTGGACGTCAGGGGGCTTTCCACCGCCACCGACTTCTTCGTGATCGCCTCCGGCGCCACCGACATCCAGATCCGGGCCATCCGCCGGGCCATCGAAGAGGGACTGCAGCCCAAGGGCATCAAGGCCCTGCATATCGAGGGCGAGAAGACCGCCTCCTGGCTGCTGATGGATTACGTGGATGTGGTGGTGCATATCATGCAGCCCCGGGTGCGTGATTACTACAACCTGGAAGCCTTATGGGGCGACGCTCCCAGCGAAGAGGTAAAGGATCAATGA
- a CDS encoding metallophosphoesterase, whose protein sequence is MRSFTIFIFISLAILIYALVNFYIFVKGWQSLDSVRREWRLVYAIVFVSFALSFIAGRFLERAGSSVFTEALVWIGSFWLVVMLYGFLAAALSDLFFLLANLFKIKALQTILLGSSLRLGTFFGTVGLILIITVTGFFNACNVRVKKLELNISKNAGQFKQLNITMASDIHLGTIIGNGRLGRLVDKINATEPDLVILAGDIVDEDIGPVIRRDMGKKLKEIKARYGVIGITGNHEYIGGVKKAVEYLEAHGIKMLLDDKVLIADALWVAGRKDRSGARFDGSPRKPLKDILSGIDTKLPVILLDHQPFDLQDASSNNVDLQLSGHTHHGQLWPLNFITNRVYEKSWGYLKKGGTHFYISSGAATWGPPVRTGSHSEIVSIKINFNQ, encoded by the coding sequence ATGAGGTCTTTCACGATCTTCATATTCATCTCCCTGGCCATCCTGATCTACGCCCTGGTCAATTTCTATATCTTCGTCAAGGGATGGCAGTCATTGGATAGTGTCCGCAGGGAATGGCGCTTGGTATATGCGATCGTCTTCGTCTCCTTTGCCCTGTCGTTCATAGCCGGGAGGTTTTTGGAAAGGGCCGGCAGCAGTGTGTTTACCGAGGCGCTGGTTTGGATCGGCTCCTTCTGGCTGGTGGTGATGCTCTACGGATTTCTGGCAGCCGCGCTGTCCGATCTATTCTTTCTCTTGGCCAATCTATTCAAGATAAAAGCACTGCAAACCATTTTACTCGGATCGTCTCTTAGATTGGGAACCTTTTTCGGCACGGTGGGGCTGATACTGATCATTACTGTTACTGGCTTTTTCAATGCCTGCAATGTCCGGGTCAAGAAACTGGAGCTGAACATCTCCAAGAATGCCGGGCAGTTCAAGCAGTTGAATATAACCATGGCCTCGGATATCCACCTGGGTACCATCATCGGCAACGGACGGCTGGGAAGGCTGGTGGACAAGATCAACGCTACGGAGCCGGACCTGGTCATTTTGGCTGGCGATATCGTGGACGAGGACATCGGGCCGGTGATCCGGCGGGATATGGGCAAAAAGCTCAAGGAAATAAAAGCCCGCTACGGGGTGATCGGCATCACCGGCAACCACGAATATATCGGCGGGGTCAAGAAGGCCGTGGAATATCTGGAGGCCCACGGCATCAAGATGCTGCTGGACGATAAGGTACTGATCGCCGATGCTCTGTGGGTGGCAGGAAGGAAGGACCGTAGTGGGGCCCGGTTCGACGGGAGCCCCAGAAAGCCGCTGAAAGATATCCTCTCCGGAATTGATACAAAATTACCGGTGATCCTGCTGGATCACCAGCCATTCGATCTACAAGATGCCTCATCTAATAATGTTGACCTTCAGCTATCGGGCCACACCCATCACGGACAGCTGTGGCCGCTGAATTTCATCACCAACCGGGTCTACGAAAAAAGCTGGGGCTATCTGAAAAAGGGCGGCACCCATTTCTACATCTCCAGCGGGGCCGCCACCTGGGGGCCGCCGGTGCGGACCGGAAGCCATTCGGAGATAGTCAGCATTAAGATCAATTTCAACCAATAA
- the thiF gene encoding sulfur carrier protein ThiS adenylyltransferase ThiF, translated as MKILVNEIAQEIALGSTVSDAARLYKNNADLFIRNGFPCGQDVKLEDGDRLVLIKKGEMPKREELEHLLMARHTPGVHEKLKGATVGIAGCGGLGSTAAVALARAGIGHLIIADFDVVEPSNLNRQQYFVEHIGKPKVEALKEIIQKANPFAMVECHQVRITPANVSQLFKTADIIVEAFDLADQKQMLVEAVQEQMPEKPLVIGNGMAGWGDNNLLKTRKVGNIYVCGDEISEAGPGMGLMAPRVGIAACLEANQVLEILLGADPRIKAFIEQDKQNILNIKKAKGERC; from the coding sequence ATGAAAATCCTCGTCAATGAAATAGCCCAGGAGATAGCCTTGGGATCAACGGTCTCCGATGCCGCGCGGCTTTACAAGAACAACGCCGATCTGTTCATCCGCAACGGCTTTCCCTGCGGCCAGGATGTCAAGCTGGAGGACGGCGACCGGCTGGTGCTGATTAAAAAAGGCGAGATGCCCAAACGCGAGGAGCTGGAGCATCTCCTTATGGCCCGGCACACCCCCGGCGTCCACGAAAAACTGAAGGGCGCCACGGTGGGCATCGCTGGATGCGGCGGGCTGGGATCCACCGCCGCCGTGGCCCTGGCCCGGGCGGGCATCGGCCATTTGATCATCGCCGACTTTGATGTGGTGGAACCGTCCAATCTGAACCGCCAGCAGTATTTTGTGGAGCACATCGGGAAACCGAAGGTGGAGGCTTTAAAAGAGATCATCCAAAAGGCCAATCCCTTTGCCATGGTGGAATGCCATCAGGTGCGAATCACCCCGGCCAATGTGTCCCAGCTGTTCAAAACCGCCGATATTATCGTGGAGGCATTCGACTTGGCCGATCAGAAGCAAATGCTGGTGGAGGCTGTCCAGGAGCAGATGCCGGAGAAACCGCTGGTGATCGGCAACGGCATGGCCGGCTGGGGCGATAACAATCTTTTAAAGACCAGGAAAGTTGGGAATATTTACGTTTGCGGGGACGAGATCAGCGAGGCCGGGCCGGGCATGGGCCTGATGGCGCCCCGGGTGGGCATCGCCGCCTGCCTGGAGGCCAACCAGGTGCTGGAGATCCTGCTGGGGGCCGATCCCAGGATCAAAGCCTTCATCGAACAGGACAAGCAGAACATTTTGAATATAAAGAAAGCCAAAGGGGAAAGATGCTGA